In the Deltaproteobacteria bacterium genome, ATGTCCCCGAACCAAACAGCAGACAGGCCACGACTGAGACGCGAGCTTTCACTTTGCACTCCTAGGCCAACAGGCGACCGAACCGGAATGGCCGCTCGCATACACTGCGGCCCGAGCGACGTAAACCCCGCACCGCAGCTGCTCATCGCTTTTCCGCATGTCCGCCTTTCTGCATTGACAGTGCAAATAGATTTGAGGCATGGTGGCGCGGCAAGGGGGGCCGCAATGATGATCCGCCGAATCTTGTTCGTCCTGGTCGCCGTCGTGGTGTTGGTGCCGCTGACGATCTTTCTCCTTTTGCGCGGCGGCCGGCATGAGGAACCGGGCGTCGTGTCACCGTCTCGGTTGCCGGCCGCCGTGGTCGCCGCACGCGGCGAGCGCGAGGCACAGGCGCTCACCCGCCTGGCGCCAGAAGCCGCGTCCGCCAAACCAGCCAAGCAAATCGTCTTCGGCGATTTGCACGTGCACACCACCTTCTCCGCGGATGCATTTCAACGCAGCCTGCCACTGCTGCAAGGCGAAGGCGCCCATCCACCCGCCGACGCGTGCGACTTTGCGCGTTTCTGTTCCGGCCTCGACTTCTGGAGCATCAACGATCACGCCGAAGCGATCTCGCCGCAGCACTGGCAGGAAACCAAGGAGTCGATCCGCCAGTGCAACGCCGCGGCCGGTGATCCCAAGAACCCCGACATCGTTGCCTTCCTTGGATGGGAGTGGACGCAAGTCGGTCGCACACCGGCCGACCACTACGGTCACAAGAACGTCATCTTGAAGGATACCGCTGAAGACAAGGTGCCGACGCGACCGATCAGCGCGGCCGGCCGCACGCTCGCACTGCTGCGGCAGACGCCACCGTTCTGGCAGCGCATCCGCATTCCGCTCATGGACTTCCCCAATCGTCAACGCTACCTGGACTTCGGCGAGTTTCAGCAGGAGGTGCGCGCGACGCCGATGTGTCCGGCGGGCGTCGACACCCGCAAGCTACCCGTGGACTGCCAAGAGTCCGCCGACGAACCGCGCGAATTGTACGAGAAACTGTCGCAGTGGGGCTTCGACACCATGGTCATTCCCCACGGTACGACCTGGGGCTTCTACACCCCGATGGGCACCACGCTCGACAAGCAGCTGACCGCCGCCCAAAACGATCCAGAGAAGCAGACGTTGATCGAGGTTTATTCGGGGCACGGCAATTCGGAAGAGTATCGCGACTGGAAAGCCATCGACTGGGACGCGAAAGGCAACGCGATCTGCCCCGCGGCGACCAAAGACTACGAGCCGTGCTGTTGGCGCGCCGGTGAGCTGATCCGTGCCCGCTGCGGCAATACGCCGAAGGAAGAGTGCGAGCGACGCGTCAGCGACGCGCGCACGAACTACCTCGCCGCCGGCGTCAGCGGCCATCTCACGGTCCCCGGCTCGACCGCCGCGGATTGGAAGGACTGCGGCCAGTGCCGCGACTGCTTCCTCCCCTCGTTCAACTTCCGCCCAGGCAACTCGGCGCAGTACGCGCTGGCGATCAGCAACTTCGACAGCCCCGGCCAGCCGAAGCAGTTTCACTTCGGCTTCATCGCTTCAAGCGACAACCACACCGCGCGGCCCGGCACCGGTTACAAAGAGTACGGCCGTCGCATGATGACCGAGACCACCGGCGCACGGAGCGCAGAGTGGCGCGACTATCTGTTGGGTCCCCCAGTGCCTTCGACCCCCGAGTCGATTCCCTTTGATCTCGATCACCCGCCCCCCGGTATTCAAGGCTTCCAGCTGGTCGACCTCGAGCGCCAGGCGTCCTTCTTCTTGACCGGCGGATTGGTCGCGGCGCATTCGGACGGGCGGGATCGCGATGCGATCTGGTCCGCGCTCAAACGCCGCGAGGTCTACGGCACCAGCGGGCCGCGCATTTTGCTGTGGTTCGATTTGCTCAACGGCCCAAACGGAACCCTGCCGATGGGCGGCGAGACGCGCCTCGATCAAGCACCGAAGTTCCGCGTGCGCGCGGTCGGCGCGTTCAAGCAGAAGCCCGGTTGCCCCGAGTACTCCGTCAGCGCGCTCACGCCCGAACGCTTGCAGCGTCTCTGCCGCGGCGAATGTTACAACCCGAGCGACGAGCGCCATCTGATCACGCGCATCGAAGTCGTGCGCGTGCGGCCGCAGCAGCAGAAGGGCGAGCCGGTCCGGCCGCTGATCCAGGATCCGTGGCGACGCTTCACCTGTCCCGCCGATGCCGCGGGTTGTACGGTTGAGTTCGACGATCCCGACTTCGTTGCCGGCGGACGCAAAGCGATCTACTACGTGCGCGCGGTGCAAGAAGCCACGCCCACGGTGAACGCCGCCGGGCTCCGCTGCAAGTACAACGCGGCCGGCGAGTGCGTTGAATCGAACCCGTGCTACGGCGACTACCGCACGCCGTTCACCGAGGACTGCCTCGCCCCCGCCGAAGAGCGCGCGTGGTCGTCGCCCATTTACGTGGATGTGGCATCCTGAAACGTAAAACGTGAAGCGGAAGTTTGAGCCAGAGGGCCAATCGATCCGTCCGGTGCTGTTGCTCACCGCCGGCGCCGTTGTCGGGGTTGTCCTGGCCGCCGCGGGGTTGGTGCGATCGGGCCGCCCGAGTACATCGGCGCTGCCGGCCAGCGCGGTCGCGCGAGTAAACGATGAATTGATTCGCAGCGAAGACTATCAGCGCGCCATCACCGGGCTGGCACAGGACAAGCGCGACGCGCTCGATGACGCGCAGCGCCGGCACGTGCTCGATCGCCTCATCGACGAGGAGTTACTGGTACAACGCGGGCTCGAACTCGGCCTGGCGCGACGCGACAGCAAACTGCGTAAAGATCTCACCGCGGCAGTCATCGATTCCGTGGTCGCCGAGTTCTCCGACGCACAACCGAGTGACGCCGAGCTGCAGGCGTTCTACGATCAGCATCGCGACGTGTTCACCGGCGCTGGCCGCATCCGCGCGC is a window encoding:
- a CDS encoding DUF3604 domain-containing protein; the encoded protein is MMIRRILFVLVAVVVLVPLTIFLLLRGGRHEEPGVVSPSRLPAAVVAARGEREAQALTRLAPEAASAKPAKQIVFGDLHVHTTFSADAFQRSLPLLQGEGAHPPADACDFARFCSGLDFWSINDHAEAISPQHWQETKESIRQCNAAAGDPKNPDIVAFLGWEWTQVGRTPADHYGHKNVILKDTAEDKVPTRPISAAGRTLALLRQTPPFWQRIRIPLMDFPNRQRYLDFGEFQQEVRATPMCPAGVDTRKLPVDCQESADEPRELYEKLSQWGFDTMVIPHGTTWGFYTPMGTTLDKQLTAAQNDPEKQTLIEVYSGHGNSEEYRDWKAIDWDAKGNAICPAATKDYEPCCWRAGELIRARCGNTPKEECERRVSDARTNYLAAGVSGHLTVPGSTAADWKDCGQCRDCFLPSFNFRPGNSAQYALAISNFDSPGQPKQFHFGFIASSDNHTARPGTGYKEYGRRMMTETTGARSAEWRDYLLGPPVPSTPESIPFDLDHPPPGIQGFQLVDLERQASFFLTGGLVAAHSDGRDRDAIWSALKRREVYGTSGPRILLWFDLLNGPNGTLPMGGETRLDQAPKFRVRAVGAFKQKPGCPEYSVSALTPERLQRLCRGECYNPSDERHLITRIEVVRVRPQQQKGEPVRPLIQDPWRRFTCPADAAGCTVEFDDPDFVAGGRKAIYYVRAVQEATPTVNAAGLRCKYNAAGECVESNPCYGDYRTPFTEDCLAPAEERAWSSPIYVDVAS
- a CDS encoding peptidyl-prolyl cis-trans isomerase gives rise to the protein MKRKFEPEGQSIRPVLLLTAGAVVGVVLAAAGLVRSGRPSTSALPASAVARVNDELIRSEDYQRAITGLAQDKRDALDDAQRRHVLDRLIDEELLVQRGLELGLARRDSKLRKDLTAAVIDSVVAEFSDAQPSDAELQAFYDQHRDVFTGAGRIRARQIFCRTPTNADTPMALDRAQQAVRRLRAGEDFAAVRAALGDPELAPLPDSPLPPMKLIDYLGPTAARALSALEVGAVSDPIRSSTGFHVLQVIERVPDSGPPLDEIKPQVLAEYRRRAGEQALRAYLDDLRRRANVAIAPTLP